In the genome of Globicephala melas chromosome 3, mGloMel1.2, whole genome shotgun sequence, one region contains:
- the CCL28 gene encoding C-C motif chemokine 28, which yields MALQPSEAILPIASSCCTEVSHHISRRLLERVTTCSIQRADGDCDLAAVILHVKRRRICVSPHNHVMKQWMKEQSGKKDAEGNICRKKKHPSRRNSKGAHQGRHQTHGHKTPY from the exons CCATACTTCCCATTGCCTCCAGCTGCTGCACTGAGGTTTCACATCATATTTCCAGAAGGCTTCTGGAAAGAGTGACTACATGTAGCATTCAGAGAGCTGACGGGGATTGTGACTTGGCTGCTGTCAT CCTTCACGTCAAGCGCAGAAGAATCTGTGTCAGCCCGCACAATCACGTTATGAAGCAGTGGATGAAAGAACAGTCAGGCAAGAAAGATGCTGAAGGCAATATTTGCCGTAAGAAGAAACACCCCAGCAGGAGGAACAGTAAAGGGGCACATCAGGGGAGGCATCAAACACATGGCCATAAAACTCCTTACTAG